The genomic DNA ACGGCCCAGTACGGCGGTCAGCGCCGCCGACCCGCCTTTTTGAAACACGATGACCTCCACATCCAGGCCTTCGGCGGCAAAGTAACCCTGCTTCTGCGCCACATAAATCGGCACATACAGGAAACCTTCGCTGGGGAATGCGAGGGTCACTTTGGTCAGATCCTGAGCCTGTGCGGCGGGTAAAAACGAGGCGCACAACAGACCGGCAATCACGAGACGCTTAAGCATGATCAAACTCCAGCAATAGAGGGGGTTAAACCGCGACTTCACGTTCGGCTTCGTTGGCTTTCCACGGCATCAGCTTGCGTTCGGCGAGCTTCACGGCGGTGTTGAGGATCAGCGCCAGGGCAATGATGCCCACCAGCGAGGCGAACACGCCGGCAGTGTCGAACTGCGAGGCCGCGTCCGAGAGCAAATAGCCCAGCCCACGGTTGGCCGCGATGATCTCGCCCACCAGCGCGCCAATCAGCGCGTAAGGCACCGACAAACGCAGGCCGGTAAACACCCAGGTAAACGCCGAAGGGATCACCACCATGGTCAACAGGTCGCGCTCCCTGGCGCCCATCAGGCGCAGGATGGTCAGTTGCTCGCGGGACACGTTGCGCACGCCGCTGTAGGTGTTGAGGAACACCAGAAAGAACACCACGGCGGCAGTCAGGATGACCTTCATCGGCAACCCGATGCCGAACCAGAGGATGAACAGCGGCGCCAGCGCGACTTTCGGCAAGCTGTAAAACGCGGTCAAAAATGGGTCGAGGATGTCAGCCAGCAGCTTGGCGCGGCCCAGTACCAACCCGGCGATCAAGCCCGCGAGTGAGCCGAAGAAAAAGCCCAGCACGGCTTCCAGCGTGGTGATGCCGGCGTGATAGAAAAACACCCCGTTAAGCAGGATTTTCCACAGGCTCTGCGCCACCGCAGAAGGCCGGCTGATAAAGAACTCCACGCCGAACAGACGCGAAACGCCTTCCCACAACAGCATCAGAAACACCAGAAACAGCAAGCGATAAACTTGGATCATACGACCTCCAGCGAGTGAGCCAATGAAGCGGGATCGGCCGCGCCTGCCACGTCGGGGGCCAGGCGTTTCCACAGTTCGGCGCAGAGTTCCACGTAGCGCGGGTCGGAACGCATTTGCACCAGGTTGCGTTCACCGGTCAGCGGGATGTCGATAATGTGGTCGATGGTGCCGGGGCGTCCGGCGAACACCACGCAGCGGTCGGCCAGGGCGATGGCTTCATCGACGTCGTGGGTCACGAACAGCACGGTTTTGTTGAGCTTGCGACACAGGCGCAGCAGTTCGGTCTGCAGGGTCAGGCGCATTTGTGCATCAAGGGCGCCGAAGGGTTCGTCCATCAGCAGGGTTTCCGGGTCGCTGGCCATCAAACGCGCCATGGCTGCGCGTTTGCGCATGCCGCCGGAAAGCTGGTTGGGGTAGCTGTCACCGAAACCGGTAAGGCCCACCAGGGCCATCAGTTCTTCAACCCGCGCCTCGACGTCGGCCCTGGGCATGCGGCGAATCTGCAACGGCACCGCGATGTTGCCGGCCACAGTGCGCCACGGCAGCAAATGGTCGGCCTGGGTCATGTAGCCAACCCGCGTGTTCACGCCTTTGACTTCGGCACCGTCGTAATGCACCTGGCCTTCGGTGGGGCCGAACAACCCGGCGGTCATGTTCAGCAAGGTGGACTTGCCGCAGCCCGACGGGCCGACCAGGGTAATGATTTCGCCGCGCTGAACATCCAGCGATACATCGCGTACGGCCACAAATGCGCGGCCCTCGACTTTGAAGCTTTTTCGCACGCCCGAGAAATGGATAAAGGGTCTTGCGCTCACCGCCCCTCCTCGTCCGGTAAGCCGGACTTGTTTGTTGTTGGTGAGCAGAGGATGAACGCATGACAGATTTGTGGCGCACGGGATCGGGCCGGATCACGCGCGGGATCGGGACATGGATGATTGGCAATCCAACAGAAGTAACCGAATCAACTGTGGGAGCTGGTGTTGTTCAGGGTTTGGGGGAGTCAGGACCGGCGCCACTCATCCGGCGAAATGCCCAGCACCCGCCGGAACACATGAGCCAAATGCGACGGCGACTCATACCCCACGCTATTGGCCACTTCCAGCACCGACATGCGCGTATGCCGCAACAGCGTCTGCGCGCGCTCCAGGCGCAAGCGCTGCACATACGCCAGCACCGTCTCGCCGGTGTGCTGGGCAAACAAGCGGGTCAAATGCCGGCGCGACAGATGAAACACCGCCGCAATGTCATCCAGCCCCGGCGCATGTTCCAGGTTGCCTTCGACATACGCCTTCACGTCGCGCACCAGCATGGCGCCGTGGCGCTCGGTGGAGGAGCGTTGCAGACTCGGCTGGCTGAGGGAAATCGCCAGGCATTCGAGCAGCAGCAAATGGTCGGCCTGAGCCAGTTGGCGGCTGCGGTCCACATAGGGGTCGGGTTGGCTGAAGGCTTTTTTCGCCAGCAGCAAATGGTGCAGCGGCGCCGAGGTTTGCCAGATGCCGAGGGTGGGCACACGCAGCAGGCGGTTGGCGCCCCCGGAAAGGTCGCGCAAGGCGTAGTGCATGTAGTCGGGGTCGACGTAGAACGCCAGGTGGCCCTGGCTGGGGGTGAGCGACGAAGAGGAGTGACTGCACTGCGGTGGCACCAGCACGAACTGGCGGTCGACCACCGAGGTGGAGCGCCCGCTGTCTTCATCCTTGAAGCGCAGCAGGCCGTGCTCGGGCACCATCAGCATGAACTCGTCGTGGGCGTGGGCCCCGGTTTCATAGGCGCCGTTGGAGTTGAACACGCTGTAGATATCACGCATGGCCAGGCACTGCCGCTGGGGGTTGAAACCTGACACTAGCATGTTTGGTGCCAGTGAAAAGCAGCGTCCTTGCTGCAAACGCTGTTAAGCCAATGGCACGCGACGGCTCGTCAGCGCAAAGCGGCCGACAAAGAACGCCAGCGCAGCCCCCAGCAACAACATGGCCAGGGTGCTCCACGCCGCGCGGGAGAGCTGTTTGGCGGCCACTTCACCGGCTTCGCGGGCTTTCTGCTCGGCTTGCTGTTTCAGCTCGGCGACCTTCTGCATGGCTTGTTGATAGGCCTGGGCATAGTTGTCGACGATCTGCGTGGCTTCGGCTTTGCTCTTGCCGGTGCGGGCGGCCACGATGTTGACCAGGGCGTCTTTATCCGCCGCATTCAGCGCAGGTTCGCCGGAGGCTTTGACGCGCTCGAACCACTGCTTCAACTGGTCGGCCGCCTGGGTCGGGTTAGTCGCCGCATCGGTGGCAACCTGCTTGCCATCGGCGGTGGCCTGGTCGGTTTTCTGCTCGACGTTGGCCGGGTCCAGCTCAGGCTTGCCGCTTTGCTTGAGCAAGGTGTCGAGCTGGCCTTGCAGGCTGTTCCAGTCCAGCTGGATGCCCTGCTCGTTCAGTTGCTGCTTGACGCTGTCGCTGATCCCCGGCGCTGCCGCCGCAATGCCGCTACCGGCGGCCGACAGGCCTTTGCCCACTACATTGCCGGCGGTGCCGACCACGCTGGCGGCCAGCCCGGCGAGCAGCCAGGTAGTGAGCAAAGTGGTCAGGGTCCAGGTCAGTACCCCGTGCAAACCGCCACGATCCGGCGCGGTACGCCCGGCCACGAAGGCACCCAGGCCGATCGACACCAGCGTGGACACGAACAGCCAGATCCCGGCGCCCGTGCCGAAACCGCTGAGCGGGTTGCCGGCTTTCATTGGGTCGACGGCGCTGGCGCCAATGGCGGTGCCCAGCACGCTCAGCACCAGGTAGGTGACCAGGGCAATTGCACTACCGGCCAATACAGCGCTCCAGGACACGCGAAACAGCGAACGATTGGTTTCATAGACAGTGGTCATGTTCGATCCTTTGACAGTAATTGACCGTTTCAGTCTGGCGAGCCTGCCGCGCGCCGTCCCCGCTCAAATGCACCAGGCCATCTGGTGCATTCGCACCCCGCGCCGGGGAATTTGTCTGCACTATCCTGAAGCCGGGGTGTCGTAATTTTCATGCCCTCACACCCACGGAGAACCTATGACCCAGGATGTTCTTGCCAAAGAAACCAACCGTCGCCAATTGCAGCAGATCATCTCCGGGCTGTCTGACGGGGTGATCCTGGCCGAAGTCGACCAAACCATTCTGTGGGCCAATGAGGCAGCGTTGACCATGCACGGCGTCGAGGCCGTGATGGCGCTGGGTGCCAATACGCTGGAGTACGCCGAACGCTTTGCCCTGCGCTATCGCAACAACCACCCGGTGCTGCCGGAAAACTACCCCCTCGCCCGGGCGGCGGCCGGCGAAGAGTTCAGCGATGTGGTGGTCGAAGTCACGCCGTTGAGCGATGAAGAACGAACCTGGGTGCACCGCCTTCGCAGCCTGGTGATCACCGATTCCCACGGCGAGCCGGAACTGCTGGTGCTGATCCTCAGCGACGCCACCGAATGGGCCAGCGCCGAGCAGCGTTTTGAAAAGACCTTCAATGCCAACCCGGCACCTGCCGTGATCTGCCGCTTGAGCGATTTGCGTTACATCAAGGTCAATCAGGGCTTCCTGGAGATGACCGGCTACAACCGCGACCAGGTGATCGGCAAGTCTGTCTATGAACTGGATGTGCTGGAACAGGCTGAACGCAAGGATCTGGCCATCCAGCGCCTGGGCGAAGGCGCGACCATTCCGCAGATGCAGGCCGAACTGCGACTGCCCGAGGGCGGCAGCAAACTGGTGATTGTTGCCGGTCAGCCGCTGGACATGAACGAAGAGGACTGCATGCTGTTTTCGTTCATGGACATGGAGCCACGGCGCAAGGCGGAGATTGCGCTGCGCCAGAGCGAGGAGCGTTTCGCCAAGTCGTTCCGCCTGACACCGGTGCCGACTCTGGTGTGCAGCGCGGGCAACCGCCAAGTCGTGGATATCAATGACGCTTTCATGAGCATCACCGGCTATATCAGCGAAGAACTGATCGGCAAATCCATCGAAGACATCGACTTTATCGACAACGCCCAGACACGCGAGCAGTTGTTCGCCAACCTGGAAAAAGCCGGCAACCTCGACGGCCAGGACCTCAAGGTGCGCAAGAAAGGCAATGAGGTGATCGACTGCGTGGTTTCGGCCGACACGGTGATTATCGAGGATGTGCCTTGCTACCTGATGGTGATGATGAACATCACCGAGCGCAAACGCTCGGAGCTGGAGCTGGTGGCGGCCATCGAGGAAGTGATGCAGGACGCCTCATGGTTCAGCCAGACCCTGATCGAGAAACTGGCCAACGCCAAGAGCGTCAACAGCCCCAACCTGCCGAACGTGGCCTTCACCGACCTCACTGCCCGCGAGCGTGACGTGCTGGGCTTGATCTGCGAGGGCCTGGCCGACAAGGAGATCGCTTCGCGCCTGAAACTCGCGCCCAACACGGTGCGTAACCATGTGGCCACGGTGTATTCCAAGCTGAACGTGCACAGCCGCAGCGCGGCCATCGTCTGGGCCCGTGAACGCGGGCTGTTTGCCGGTGAATTGCGCCTGAAAAACAAGCCCTGAAAGTGCAAATGCACTAGTGCGGCTAGTGCGAATTCGCCTTATTGCAACGCGGGGCAAGCCATACCCTTCAAGGCATCACACTGATGCCCTGAA from Pseudomonas tolaasii NCPPB 2192 includes the following:
- a CDS encoding ABC transporter permease, whose protein sequence is MIQVYRLLFLVFLMLLWEGVSRLFGVEFFISRPSAVAQSLWKILLNGVFFYHAGITTLEAVLGFFFGSLAGLIAGLVLGRAKLLADILDPFLTAFYSLPKVALAPLFILWFGIGLPMKVILTAAVVFFLVFLNTYSGVRNVSREQLTILRLMGARERDLLTMVVIPSAFTWVFTGLRLSVPYALIGALVGEIIAANRGLGYLLSDAASQFDTAGVFASLVGIIALALILNTAVKLAERKLMPWKANEAEREVAV
- a CDS encoding ABC transporter ATP-binding protein gives rise to the protein MSARPFIHFSGVRKSFKVEGRAFVAVRDVSLDVQRGEIITLVGPSGCGKSTLLNMTAGLFGPTEGQVHYDGAEVKGVNTRVGYMTQADHLLPWRTVAGNIAVPLQIRRMPRADVEARVEELMALVGLTGFGDSYPNQLSGGMRKRAAMARLMASDPETLLMDEPFGALDAQMRLTLQTELLRLCRKLNKTVLFVTHDVDEAIALADRCVVFAGRPGTIDHIIDIPLTGERNLVQMRSDPRYVELCAELWKRLAPDVAGAADPASLAHSLEVV
- a CDS encoding AraC family transcriptional regulator, whose product is MRDIYSVFNSNGAYETGAHAHDEFMLMVPEHGLLRFKDEDSGRSTSVVDRQFVLVPPQCSHSSSSLTPSQGHLAFYVDPDYMHYALRDLSGGANRLLRVPTLGIWQTSAPLHHLLLAKKAFSQPDPYVDRSRQLAQADHLLLLECLAISLSQPSLQRSSTERHGAMLVRDVKAYVEGNLEHAPGLDDIAAVFHLSRRHLTRLFAQHTGETVLAYVQRLRLERAQTLLRHTRMSVLEVANSVGYESPSHLAHVFRRVLGISPDEWRRS
- a CDS encoding PAS domain S-box protein, with the translated sequence MTQDVLAKETNRRQLQQIISGLSDGVILAEVDQTILWANEAALTMHGVEAVMALGANTLEYAERFALRYRNNHPVLPENYPLARAAAGEEFSDVVVEVTPLSDEERTWVHRLRSLVITDSHGEPELLVLILSDATEWASAEQRFEKTFNANPAPAVICRLSDLRYIKVNQGFLEMTGYNRDQVIGKSVYELDVLEQAERKDLAIQRLGEGATIPQMQAELRLPEGGSKLVIVAGQPLDMNEEDCMLFSFMDMEPRRKAEIALRQSEERFAKSFRLTPVPTLVCSAGNRQVVDINDAFMSITGYISEELIGKSIEDIDFIDNAQTREQLFANLEKAGNLDGQDLKVRKKGNEVIDCVVSADTVIIEDVPCYLMVMMNITERKRSELELVAAIEEVMQDASWFSQTLIEKLANAKSVNSPNLPNVAFTDLTARERDVLGLICEGLADKEIASRLKLAPNTVRNHVATVYSKLNVHSRSAAIVWARERGLFAGELRLKNKP